Proteins encoded within one genomic window of Rhododendron vialii isolate Sample 1 chromosome 1a, ASM3025357v1:
- the LOC131317390 gene encoding F-box protein At5g07610-like — translation MDVSGVGRNPIIGSASLELSPSAELIANNVDLLTQILLCFPAKSLIRSKSVSKRWLSLISDSQFAAKHSRRNPRPSISGLFLCLRLRDCGTEHTKSISLQGQANRPTLAFLDGVGVAQLRPTITHSCNGLLLCKYHYSVPSSGHYLVCNPTTKTHTLIPEYPPDFSPGFVPRSSGGFLAFDPSKSPGYKVVFLCEYFSKVKKFYIHVYCSERASWKRFRVPDRRQDELLCRGEVFCGGVIYWLTDEGVVFGFDIDSEKMIENTEIPCVAQIIYFGECDGRLILIQTHIWSTVKLKILEMDKDNNSRWIVKFQVDLEPLRSMGSEFCSYHVLCVVKGDKKEKDFELVLDWGGTIISYNLRCQIWNLLTDMAPGESVSHSLAYAAYPYIESLSPL, via the coding sequence ATGGATGTATCCGGTGTAGGAAGAAACCCCATCATCGGTTCTGCTTCGTTGGAACTCTCCCCGTCGGCGGAATTAATTGCCAACAACGTCGATCTCCTTACACAGATCCTCCTGTGTTTTCCGGCGAAATCCCTTATCCGATCCAAGTCCGTGTCCAAGCGCTGGCTCTCCCTCATCTCGGATTCCCAATTCGCTGCCAAACACTCCCGCCGAAACCCAAGGCCGTCGATCTCGGGTTTGTTCTTATGCTTGCGCCTTCGGGACTGCGGGACTGAACACACCAAGTCCATCTCGCTTCAGGGCCAAGCAAATCGACCCACACTCGCCTTCCTCGACGGCGTTGGAGTCGCTCAGCTTCGACCAACGATTACTCACTCTTGCAACGGATTACTGTTATGTAAGTACCATTATTCTGTTCCCTCGTCAGGTCATTACCTTGTTTGCAATCCAACTACAAAGACACATACATTAATTCCCGAGTACCCCCCTGATTTTTCGCCTGGGTTTGTTCCCCGTTCGTCTGGTGGTTTCTTGGCTTTTGATCCTTCGAAATCCCCTGGCTATAAAGTTGTGTTTCTGTGTGAATATTTTTCCAAAGTTAAGAAGTTTTACATTCATGTCTATTGTTCGGAGAGGGCGTCTTGGAAACGGTTTCGTGTCCCCGATAGAAGGCAAGACGAGTTGCTTTGCCGTGGAGAGGTGTTTTGTGGTGGAGTTATATATTGGCTAACCGATGAGGGCGTTGTGTTTGGATTCGATATTGATTCAGAGAAGATGATAGAAAACACAGAAATTCCTTGTGTGGCCCAGATCATCTATTTCGGGGAATGTGATGGCCGTTTGATTCTTATTCAAACTCATATATGGTCTACTGTGAAGCTCAAAATCCTCGAGATGGACAAGGACAACAACAGTCGTTGGATTGTGAAGTTTCAGGTCGATCTTGAACCCTTACGTTCGATGGGAAGCGAATTCTGCAGCTATCATGTGTTGTGTGTTGTGAAGGGGgacaagaaggaaaaagattttGAACTAGTGTTAGATTGGGGAGGGACCATAATATCCTATAATCTGAGGTGCCAGATATGGAATCTGCTTACCGATATGGCTCCTGGTGAATCAGTTTCTCATAGTTTGGCATATGCCGCATATCCATATATTGAAAGTCTATCCCCTCTTTGA
- the LOC131317398 gene encoding F-box protein At5g07610-like: protein MDASSVRRNPIIGSASLDLPPMAEVIANNIDLLTQILLFFPAKSLIRFKSVSKHWLSLISDSQFAATHSRRNPRPSISGLFLSWHFPNCQTEKYTKSVSLQGHENRPTLAFLDGVGVALVRPKITHSSNGLLLCKCRYSAHSSDHYLVCNPTTKTHTLIPDPPEFSSGSVRSSSRAFLAFDPSKSPGYKVVFLGECYSNSVTNLYICVYCSKSASWKRFRVPDGRHTHEVLCGGVIYWLSHKGVVLGFDIDSEKMIEKSTNPPKIPGVALMMYFGECDGHLIFVQLNITSALEFIILEMDKDNSRWIVKFLVNLEPLCSMGSKFSYYCVLCVVKEDKEKDFQLVLDLGGTVVSYNVMNQTWNVLNDMAPGESVSYMANPYIESLSPL from the coding sequence ATGGATGCATCCAGTGTAAGAAGAAACCCCATCATCGGTTCTGCTTCGTTGGATCTCCCACCTATGGCAGAAGTAATCGCCAACAACATCGATCTCCTTACGCAGATCCTCCTGTTTTTTCCGGCAAAATCCCTAATCCGATTCAAGTCCGTGTCCAAGCACTGGCTCTCCCTTATCTCGGACTCCCAATTCGCTGCCACGCACTCCCGCCGAAACCCAAGGCCGTCGATCTCGGGTCTGTTCTTAAGCTGGCACTTTCCGAACTGCCAGACTGAAAAGTACACCAAGTCTGTCTCGCTTCAGGGCCACGAAAATAGACCCACGCTCGCCTTTCTCGACGGCGTTGGTGTTGCTCTGGTCCGACCGAAGATTACTCACTCTAGCAACGGATTACTGTTATGTAAGTGCCGTTATTCTGCTCACTCGTCAGATCATTACCTAGTTTGCAATCCAACTACAAAGACACATACATTAATTCCGGACCCCCCTGAGTTTTCGTCCGGGAGTGTTCGCAGTTCGTCACGTGCTTTCTTGGCTTTTGATCCTTCGAAATCCCCTGGCTATAAAGTCGTGTTTTTGGGTGAGTGTTATTCCAACAGCGTTACGAATTTATACATTTGTGTCTATTGTTCGAAGAGTGCGTCTTGGAAACGGTTTCGTGTCCCCGATGGAAGGCATACACACGAGGTGCTCTGTGGTGGAGTTATATATTGGTTAAGTCATAAGGGCGTTGTGTTGGGATTCGATATTGATTCGGAGAAGATGATAGAAAAGAGTACAAACCCGCCGAAAATTCCTGGTGTGGCCTTGATGATGTATTTCGGGGAATGTGACGgccatttgatttttgttcaattaAATATAACGTCTGCTCTGGAGTTCATAATCCTTGAGATGGACAAGGACAACAGTCGTTGGATTGTGAAGTTTCTGGTCAATCTTGAACCCTTATGTTCGATGGGAAGCAAATTCTCCTACTATTGCGTGTTGTGTGTTGTGAAGGAGGACAAGGAGAAAGATTTTCAACTTGTGCTCGATCTTGGAGGGACAGTTGTATCCTATAATGTGATGAACCAGACATGGAATGTGCTTAATGATATGGCTCCAGGTGAATCAGTTTCTTATATGGCAAATCCATATATTGAAAGCCTATCCCCTCTTTAA